Proteins found in one Aethina tumida isolate Nest 87 chromosome 1, icAetTumi1.1, whole genome shotgun sequence genomic segment:
- the LOC109597477 gene encoding aldo-keto reductase family 1 member B1 — MAKALTVTLNNGLKCPQLGLGTWLSGPGEVKKAVMHAIDVGYRHIDCAFLYGNEAEIGEGIREKINDGTVKRDELFIVTKLWNTFHEKADVVPTCKLSLKNFGLEYIDLYLIHWPVAQKLKGELNIQLPFSNAYVYKHDFVETWRGMEECVDLGLTKSIGVSNFTNQQLQRILDAARIKPVMNQVEVSPNLNQKELIKYNLDRGVHVTAYSPFGSPARPWKKPGDPDVSFDDPKLVAIGNKYGKTTAQVILRYLIELGTIPIPKSTNVTRLAQNIDVFDFKLDQNDHKVLDSFNCNGRAVHAIELKDSDEYPFKDDLKNL; from the exons ATGGCCAAGGCACTTACGGTGACTCTGAATAATGGACTTAAATGCCCCCAGTTGGGACTGGGTACGTGGCTG tcCGGTCCTGGCGAAGTAAAAAAAGCTGTAATGCACGCAATCGACGTTGGCTACAGACACATTGATTGTGCCTTTCTGTACGGAAACGAGGCCGAAATTGGAGAAGGCATAAGGGAGAAAATCAACGACGGAACAGTCAAAAGAGACGAGCTCTTTATCGTTACGAAACTTTGGAACACCTTCCACGAAAAAGCTGAC GTGGTGCCCACATGCAAATTGTCTCTGAAAAACTTCGGCCTGGAATACATCGACTTGTACTTGATCCATTGGCCCGTTGCCCAAAAACTGAAAGGTGAGCTGAACATTCAGCTACCGTTCAGTAACGCCTACGTCTACAAGCACGATTTCGTCGAAACGTGGCGCGGCATGGAAGAATGCGTCGATCTAGGTCTCACCAAAAGCATCGGAGTGTCCAACTTTACCAACCAGCAGCTGCAACGGATCCTCGACGCCGCCAGAATCAAGCCAGTGATGAATCAGGTGGAGGTCAGTCCGAATTTAAACCAGAAGGAGCtgatcaaatataatttggaCAGAGGCGTTCACGTCACGGCCTACAGTCCGTTCGGATCGCCAGCCAGACCCTGGAAGAAACCTGGCGATCCGGATGTTTCGTTCGACGATCCGAAACTGGTGGCCATTGGAAATAAGTATGGAAAAACAACGGCCCAAGTAATTTTGAGGTACTTGATTGAACTGGGCACGATTCCAATTCCCAAGTCAACGAATGTGACTAGGCTTGCCCAGAACATAGACGTGTTCGATTTTAAACTCGATCAGAACGACCATAAAGTTTTAGACAGTTTTAATTGCAATGGAAGAGCTGTGCATGCCATCGAACTTAAAGATTCCGATGAATATCCCTTTAaggatgatttaaaaaatctgtaa
- the LOC126266493 gene encoding uncharacterized protein LOC126266493 produces MKHSNIAVSVTHVQPHVSRFFTLITHSVAEFGLQFGRVMSSVCCLCCTVTGNLARRLLYKFIITTNSLCLGCKQQPRLIGEDSDTETELREEYTLNVDRETAEELLKDRQNGTFIVRPSKDSSSTMSIVQDGQVFHLKVRDRKDGLVALGFEKDNEVTFKNLNSLIDYYVSNNLYLTSDGKIYKTLLLPYTNNSSYMVD; encoded by the exons ATGAAACATTCCAATATTGCGGTGTCTGTTACGCACGTCCAACCACATGTTTCAAGGTTTTTCACGCTGATAACGCACAGTGTCGCCGAGTTCGGGCTTCAGTTCGGTCGCGTTATGTCGAGCGTTTGCTGCCTCTGCTGCACCGTCACCGGAAACCTGGCCCGAAGACTGTTGTACAAATTCATCATCACCACCAACTCTTTGTGTTTGGGATGCAAGCAACAGCCTCGTTTAATCGGCGAGGACTCCGACACCGAAACAG AATTGCGAGAGGAGTACACGCTGAACGTCGACCGGGAAACAGCCGAGGAACTGCTGAAGGACAGACAAAACGGCACCTTCATTGTCAGACCGTCGAAGGACTCGAGCTCCACCATGTCAATTGTGCAAGACGGACAGGTGTTCCATTTGAAGGTGCGTGACCGGAAAGACGGACTTGTGGCACTGGGTTTTGAAAAGGACAACGAAGTGACATTcaagaatttaaattctttaattgaCTACTATGTTAGTAATAATTTGTACCTAACATCTGATGGCAAGATTTACAAAACTTTACTCCTTCCTTACACGAATAATAGTAGTTATATGGTCGATTGA